The Microcebus murinus isolate Inina chromosome 4, M.murinus_Inina_mat1.0, whole genome shotgun sequence genome has a segment encoding these proteins:
- the LOC105861329 gene encoding olfactory receptor 8J3, producing MGPGNFSRVTEFILTGVSDRPELQIPLFLVFLLIYGLTVSGNLGIITLTSVDSRLQTPMYFFLRHLAIINLGNSTVIAPKMLINFLVKKKATSYYECATQLGGFLFFIVSEVIMLAVMAYDRYVAICNPLLYMVVVSRKICLLLVSLTYLYGFSTAVVVSPCIFSVSYCSSNVVNHFYCDIAPLLALSCSDTYLPETIVFISAATNLVLSMITVLVSYFNIVFSILRIHSSEGRKKAFSTCGSHMMAVTVFYGTMLFMYVQPQTNHSLDTDKVASVFYTLVIPMLNPMIYSLRNKDVKDAFKKFMANPCSSCRLI from the coding sequence ATGGGTCCTGGAAATTTCAGCCGGGTCACTGAGTTTATTCTCACAGGTGTCTCAGACCGTCCAGAGCTCCAGATTCCCCTCTTCCTGGTCTTCCTGCTGATCTATGGGCTGACTGTGTCAGGAAACCTGGGCATCATCACCCTCACCAGTGTTGACTCTCGACTTCAAACCCCCATGTATTTTTTCCTGAGACATTTAGCTATCATCAACCTTGGCAATTCTACCGTCATTGCCCCTAAAATGCTAATCaattttttagtaaagaaaaaagcCACCTCATACTATGAATGTGCCACCCAACTGGGAGGGTTCCTGTTTTTCATTGTATCAGAGGTGATCATGCTAGCtgtgatggcctatgaccgctatgtggccatctgtaaTCCCCTGCTCTACATGGTGGTGGTATCTCGCAAGATCTGCCTTCTGCTGGTGTCCCTCACATACCTCTATGGCTTTTCTACAGCTGTTGTGGTTTCACCCTGTATATTCTCTGTGTCTTATTGCTCTTCTAATGTAGTTAATCATTTTTACTGTGATATTGCACCTCTTTTAGCATTGTCCTGTTCTGATACTTACTTACCAGAAACAATCGTCTTTATATCTGCAGCAACGAATTTGGTTTTGTCCATGATTACTGTTCTAGTATCGTATTTCAACATAGTTTTCTCCATTCTAAGGATACATTcatcagaaggaaggaaaaaagcctTTTCCACCTGTGGTTCACATATGATGGCTGTCACAGTTTTCTATGGGACAATGCTGTTCATGTatgtgcaacctcaaactaaccaCTCCTTAGATACTGACAAAGTGGCTTCTGTGTTTTACACACTGGTGATCCCTATGCTGAATCCCATGATCTACAGCCTGCGGAATAAGGATGTGAAGGATGCCTTCAAGAAATTCATGGCAAATCCCTGTTCTTCCTGTagattaatataa